From the Roseibium salinum genome, one window contains:
- a CDS encoding winged helix-turn-helix transcriptional regulator translates to MDRRSGCPINQSIEILGDRWSFIVLRDIMFGNFRSYRELLTNSLEGIATNILAARLKHLQAEGLVTIASDPLHKQRKVYSLTEKAIALVPVMAQLGVWGVQYLTPSPELAIRAKVLAAGGPEMWEDFMGELREIHLGKKRSAGSRSVLAELQSAYEEEVRKSSGSERESS, encoded by the coding sequence ATGGACCGCCGTTCCGGGTGCCCGATCAATCAGTCAATCGAGATCCTTGGGGATCGCTGGAGCTTCATCGTCTTGCGGGACATCATGTTCGGCAATTTCCGCAGCTACCGGGAGCTTCTGACGAATTCGCTCGAAGGGATCGCCACGAACATTCTGGCGGCCAGGCTGAAACATCTGCAGGCGGAAGGGCTGGTGACGATCGCATCGGATCCGCTGCACAAGCAGCGCAAGGTCTACAGCCTGACGGAAAAAGCCATCGCTCTCGTGCCGGTGATGGCGCAGCTCGGCGTCTGGGGCGTGCAGTATCTGACGCCGTCGCCGGAACTGGCGATCCGCGCGAAAGTGCTGGCGGCTGGCGGACCTGAGATGTGGGAGGATTTCATGGGCGAGCTCCGCGAGATCCATCTCGGCAAGAAGCGGTCCGCGGGCAGCCGGTCGGTTCTGGCGGAACTGCAATCCGCCTACGAAGAGGAAGTGCGCAAAAGCTCAGGCAGTGAAAGGGAGTCTTCCTGA
- a CDS encoding IS5 family transposase (programmed frameshift), which produces MRSERFVISDRSWAIIEPLLPGSIRDRGRTARDNRLFLEAVLWKVRVGGPWRDLPPGFGEWNSVFRRFRRWAQRGVFQRLFEAVSGDPDFEYVLVDGTIISVHQKASGAKGGLSNQAIGRSKGGLTTKVLALTDALGNLVRFKLLPGQRSEIVGVPDLIDSLDFGAMLADKAFDANSLRENLDTREAQAIIPAKTNRRVHIPHDEETYKWRHLIENYFSKIKEFRGINTRYDKTDASYQASWNLAATIIALR; this is translated from the exons ATGCGCAGCGAACGTTTTGTCATCTCGGATCGGAGCTGGGCGATCATAGAACCGTTGCTGCCCGGCAGTATCCGGGATCGAGGCCGGACAGCAAGGGACAACCGATTGTTTCTGGAAGCAGTGCTCTGGAAGGTGCGCGTTGGTGGCCCGTGGCGAGATCTCCCACCTGGGTTTGGCGAATGGAACAGTGTGTTTCGGCGTTTCCGCCGATGGGCCCAACGCGGTGTATTTCAGCGACTTTTCGAAGCTGTATCGGGCGATCCCGACTTTGAATATGTTCTTGTCGATGGCACGATCATCAGCGTCCATCAGAAAGCGAGTGGCGCAAAAGGGGGACTCTCAA ATCAGGCCATCGGGCGCTCGAAAGGCGGATTAACCACCAAGGTTCTGGCCCTCACCGATGCGTTAGGCAATCTGGTGCGCTTCAAGCTGCTGCCCGGCCAGCGCAGTGAAATCGTTGGTGTGCCAGACCTGATCGACAGTTTGGATTTTGGCGCCATGCTTGCCGACAAAGCATTCGATGCCAATTCTTTGCGTGAAAACCTCGATACTCGCGAAGCACAAGCCATCATTCCGGCAAAAACAAATCGTCGCGTCCACATCCCCCACGATGAAGAAACCTACAAGTGGCGTCATCTGATCGAAAACTATTTCAGCAAAATCAAAGAGTTCAGAGGGATCAATACAAGATACGACAAGACCGATGCCAGCTATCAAGCCTCATGGAACCTGGCAGCAACAATCATCGCATTGCGCTAA
- a CDS encoding phosphotransferase, translating into MPIRIREAFRDHPDLRAICGPPRHAVPQAGLTNQVYRLEAGNGDYYLRLPRAQTADSIDRQAEARNLALAAALGLALPPVYIDRETGILVTRAVEVLAETPADLPQQLGTLLGRLHSSGAAFAGELHADKVFRAEREGLDQLYRDEIDLLEQVFRWSASGANSGSAERLVPSHGDLSPGNCLAVPGGIRLIDWEYSAMAEPAWDLAYAVLEHGFSKAQERAFLGAYRRATPAAASLCPPPDRLEAMKAKCDAVSALWAFAQAARGRDADLFLSFAQGRRDRALARIKAVN; encoded by the coding sequence TTGCCGATCCGCATTCGCGAAGCCTTCCGGGACCATCCGGACCTGCGGGCAATCTGCGGCCCGCCGCGGCACGCGGTTCCGCAGGCGGGCCTGACAAATCAGGTCTACCGGCTGGAAGCCGGAAACGGCGACTATTATCTGCGCCTGCCGCGCGCACAAACCGCCGACAGCATCGACCGGCAAGCCGAAGCGCGGAACCTTGCCCTGGCAGCGGCTCTCGGTCTGGCGCTGCCACCGGTCTACATTGACCGCGAGACTGGTATCCTTGTCACCCGGGCGGTGGAGGTGCTGGCCGAGACACCTGCCGATCTGCCGCAGCAACTTGGTACTCTCCTGGGAAGACTTCATTCCTCGGGCGCCGCGTTTGCCGGCGAGCTTCATGCGGACAAGGTCTTCCGTGCTGAGCGGGAGGGTCTGGATCAGCTGTACCGGGATGAGATCGATCTTCTCGAACAGGTCTTTCGGTGGAGCGCGAGCGGCGCGAACAGCGGTTCCGCCGAGCGGCTCGTGCCGAGCCATGGCGATCTCTCGCCGGGGAACTGTCTTGCCGTACCCGGCGGAATCCGGCTGATCGACTGGGAATATTCGGCCATGGCGGAACCCGCCTGGGACCTGGCCTATGCCGTTCTCGAACATGGTTTCTCAAAGGCGCAGGAGCGAGCCTTCCTCGGCGCCTATCGCCGCGCCACCCCGGCGGCAGCTTCGCTATGCCCCCCGCCTGATCGGCTCGAAGCCATGAAGGCCAAATGCGATGCCGTGTCGGCGCTCTGGGCCTTCGCGCAGGCGGCAAGGGGGAGGGATGCGGACCTGTTCCTGTCCTTCGCGCAGGGGCGCCGCGATCGGGCCCTTGCGCGGATCAAGGCGGTCAATTGA
- a CDS encoding PDZ domain-containing protein has protein sequence MSEVRPNTPASEAGLEPGDVIVGFAGEKVEDPRQLSRAVAARSPGEDVSLSVHRDGKDISMELTLATRQMPQETAEVQRDGADDDQRPMGLAVTELPEPVRRELGLRDDRGVLVQDVQPGSAAEAGIREGDVILEAGGNPVEAEEDLSRAWDQAREEKRPLLLRVTRNDSSLFMAVEPGQG, from the coding sequence GTGAGCGAGGTCCGGCCGAATACCCCGGCGTCCGAGGCGGGGCTTGAGCCCGGCGACGTGATTGTCGGGTTCGCTGGCGAGAAGGTCGAGGATCCGCGCCAGCTTTCCCGGGCCGTGGCCGCCCGTTCCCCGGGTGAAGACGTCTCGCTCTCGGTCCACCGTGACGGAAAGGACATCTCCATGGAGCTGACGCTTGCCACGCGGCAAATGCCTCAGGAAACCGCCGAAGTGCAGCGCGATGGTGCCGACGACGACCAGCGCCCGATGGGTCTCGCCGTAACCGAACTTCCCGAACCGGTCAGGCGAGAACTCGGATTGCGGGACGACCGGGGCGTGCTGGTTCAGGACGTCCAGCCCGGCTCTGCCGCGGAGGCCGGTATCCGGGAGGGCGATGTTATCCTGGAGGCGGGCGGCAACCCAGTCGAAGCGGAGGAAGATCTGTCGCGTGCATGGGACCAGGCCCGTGAGGAAAAACGGCCGCTGTTGCTGCGCGTCACCCGGAACGACTCGTCCCTGTTCATGGCAGTCGAGCCCGGTCAAGGATGA
- a CDS encoding dihydrofolate reductase family protein — protein MRKLVISMFQSLDGFINVAGGEFIGPDWSSDLDEWTDRMPEAFDTLILGRTSWEKLAEFWSAAGMNEDLPAPIRRVARFMNTSRKIVFSRTVQDVSGWENSFLADAPLEDLIAREKQRPGKDIVLFAGAITAQSALRSGLVDEMWLLTLPELFGHGCRLFEGHALKTKLKLLEVKPMDTGAVLTRYAFG, from the coding sequence ATGCGAAAACTTGTCATCTCGATGTTTCAGAGCCTGGACGGTTTCATCAATGTTGCCGGAGGCGAGTTCATCGGCCCGGACTGGTCGTCCGATCTCGATGAATGGACGGACCGGATGCCCGAAGCCTTCGACACGCTGATTTTAGGCCGGACGTCCTGGGAAAAGCTGGCCGAGTTCTGGTCCGCGGCCGGCATGAACGAAGACCTGCCCGCACCGATCAGGCGGGTCGCCCGTTTCATGAACACGAGCCGCAAGATCGTCTTCTCGCGGACCGTGCAGGATGTCTCGGGCTGGGAAAACTCGTTCCTCGCGGATGCGCCGCTGGAAGACCTGATTGCGCGCGAGAAACAGCGGCCGGGCAAGGACATTGTCCTCTTTGCCGGAGCCATCACCGCCCAATCAGCCCTGCGCAGCGGCCTTGTCGACGAAATGTGGCTGCTGACGCTGCCCGAGCTCTTCGGTCATGGATGCAGACTGTTCGAAGGCCATGCGCTCAAGACGAAATTGAAGCTTCTGGAGGTCAAGCCGATGGACACCGGAGCGGTTCTGACCCGCTACGCCTTCGGCTGA
- the msrP gene encoding protein-methionine-sulfoxide reductase catalytic subunit MsrP: MKILKRRSWEIPEREATPEHVFFNRRQILAGLAGSGALIGSGLGMRPAFAEENPSAGLYPVPRNEAYKLDREITKEEIASKYNNFYEFGSHKQIWPAAQKLEIRPWTVALEGMIDNPQTLGIDDLLARMPLEERLYRHRCVEAWSMAVPWSGFPLAELVKLAGPQAGAKYLRFETFLDPSVASGQKQSWYPWPYVEGLTLEEATNELAFIATGVYGKPLAKQFGAPIRLVTPWKYGFKSIKSIVKISFTDQRPVSFWEEIQSSEYGFWANVNPEVPHKRWPQSTEQVLGTDERRDTLLYNGYAEQVAGMYKDLTDEPLFM; encoded by the coding sequence ATGAAGATCTTGAAGAGGCGCAGCTGGGAAATTCCCGAGCGCGAGGCCACGCCGGAACATGTGTTTTTCAACCGCCGCCAGATACTGGCAGGGCTTGCCGGCAGCGGCGCGCTGATTGGCAGCGGTCTGGGGATGCGGCCGGCCTTTGCCGAAGAGAACCCGAGCGCCGGGCTGTATCCGGTGCCGCGCAACGAAGCCTACAAACTGGACCGCGAGATTACAAAGGAAGAGATAGCTTCCAAATACAACAATTTCTATGAATTCGGATCGCACAAGCAGATCTGGCCGGCGGCGCAGAAGCTCGAGATTCGGCCCTGGACCGTCGCGCTGGAAGGGATGATCGATAATCCGCAGACGCTCGGTATTGACGATCTGTTGGCCAGGATGCCTCTGGAAGAGCGGCTTTACCGGCACCGCTGCGTCGAGGCCTGGTCGATGGCGGTGCCCTGGTCCGGCTTCCCGCTGGCGGAGCTGGTCAAGCTGGCGGGGCCGCAGGCGGGCGCCAAATACCTGCGCTTCGAGACCTTCCTTGATCCTTCCGTCGCAAGCGGCCAGAAGCAGAGCTGGTATCCTTGGCCTTACGTGGAAGGCCTGACCTTGGAAGAAGCCACCAACGAGCTCGCGTTCATTGCCACCGGTGTCTACGGCAAGCCGCTGGCAAAGCAGTTCGGAGCGCCGATCCGACTGGTGACGCCGTGGAAATACGGCTTCAAATCGATCAAGTCGATCGTCAAGATCTCGTTCACCGATCAGCGGCCGGTCAGCTTCTGGGAGGAGATCCAGTCGAGCGAGTACGGCTTCTGGGCAAACGTGAACCCGGAGGTTCCCCACAAGCGGTGGCCGCAATCGACGGAACAGGTGCTCGGTACGGATGAGCGCCGCGATACGCTGCTGTACAACGGCTATGCGGAACAGGTTGCCGGAATGTACAAGGACCTGACCGACGAACCGTTATTCATGTAA
- a CDS encoding DUF3775 domain-containing protein produces MTIANDAKWIDKETTGLSEAAMDVNLTLSADTIRLLAQKARSVASSLQDAFEDGHEGDVEFDADALEQSHNHGGLAEEENDDLSDEELRELIEDLNVDEAAELVAVTWIGRGDFDPEDFEQAVDEARERAVGSTAKYLLGMPLLPDHLEAGLDALDL; encoded by the coding sequence ATGACCATTGCCAATGACGCAAAGTGGATCGATAAAGAAACAACAGGTTTGTCGGAGGCAGCCATGGACGTCAACCTCACACTATCGGCAGACACGATCCGCCTGCTGGCGCAGAAAGCCCGCTCGGTCGCGTCCTCCCTTCAGGATGCGTTTGAAGACGGCCACGAAGGCGACGTGGAATTCGATGCCGATGCGCTGGAGCAGAGCCACAATCACGGCGGCCTTGCCGAAGAGGAAAACGACGACCTGTCCGACGAAGAGCTGCGCGAATTGATAGAGGATCTCAACGTGGACGAGGCGGCTGAACTGGTCGCGGTGACGTGGATCGGCAGAGGCGATTTCGACCCCGAGGATTTCGAGCAGGCCGTCGACGAAGCCCGTGAACGGGCGGTCGGCTCCACAGCCAAATACCTGCTCGGCATGCCGCTGCTGCCGGATCATCTGGAAGCGGGCCTCGACGCGCTGGATCTGTAG
- a CDS encoding substrate-binding periplasmic protein, with protein MRILKYVVLTGALFCSGVLFLAPARAAQPELVIYTENYKPFYHLDDSGRISGRVTDLVRKLAEDAGISIELRLWPFRRGLMNVRSHAGSCFMALWRTTAREPDFTWVGPLQIDGFAFFALKESNISISSMQDSFRFPTGAVGGWTSTQEVQNAGHPALVLVDDDDLNLKVLKSGNTRLWLGGLLSAPYVAKQEGVEIENVYTIREIDLSLACNPATDKSVTGRLQSALDSHLSTVAGRTPERNPMHLTQ; from the coding sequence ATGCGCATTCTCAAATACGTAGTTTTGACAGGAGCGCTGTTCTGCTCAGGCGTCCTTTTCCTAGCCCCGGCAAGGGCGGCACAACCGGAACTCGTTATCTACACGGAAAACTACAAGCCCTTCTATCATCTCGACGACAGCGGCCGGATTTCGGGCCGTGTCACCGATCTGGTCCGGAAACTTGCGGAAGATGCCGGTATCTCGATCGAACTGCGCCTGTGGCCGTTCAGGCGTGGCCTCATGAACGTGCGCAGCCATGCCGGCAGCTGCTTCATGGCGCTGTGGCGCACGACGGCCCGCGAGCCGGACTTCACCTGGGTCGGACCCCTGCAGATCGACGGCTTTGCGTTTTTCGCCCTGAAGGAAAGCAATATTTCCATCTCGTCGATGCAAGACAGCTTCAGGTTTCCCACCGGTGCAGTGGGCGGCTGGACCAGCACGCAGGAAGTGCAGAATGCCGGTCATCCCGCACTCGTGCTGGTGGACGATGATGACCTGAACCTGAAAGTGCTCAAGTCCGGCAACACCCGCTTGTGGCTGGGCGGACTGCTGTCCGCCCCCTATGTGGCGAAGCAGGAGGGCGTCGAGATCGAAAACGTCTACACGATCCGAGAAATCGACCTCTCCCTTGCCTGCAATCCGGCCACCGACAAGTCCGTAACCGGCCGCCTCCAGTCCGCGCTCGACAGCCATTTGTCCACCGTGGCAGGCAGGACGCCGGAGAGAAATCCCATGCACCTCACGCAGTAA
- a CDS encoding pyridoxal phosphate-dependent aminotransferase produces the protein MGFIADALARVKPSATIAVTNKARELKAAGRDVIGLGAGEPDFDTPENIKAAAIKAINEGKTKYTAVDGIPELKAAIARKFERENGLAYDVNQITVGTGGKQVLYNALVATLNPGDEVIIPTPYWVSYPDMVLMAGGQPVIVEADKTTFKITPESLDAAITSRTKWLIFNSPSNLSGAAYTDGELRALCDVLAKHPHVWVMTDDMYEHLVYDDFKFTTPAQVNPSLFERTLTVNGVSKAYAMTGWRIGYAGGPAELIKAMAKVQSQSTSNPCSIAQWAAVEALNGPQDFIPKNNEIFKARRDLVVSMLNQAKGISCPVPEGAFYVFPSCAGTIGRTAPSGNVIGNDTDFVTELLETEGVAVVQGSAFGLGPNFRISYATSTDALEEACTRIQRFCGNLK, from the coding sequence ATGGGCTTTATTGCTGACGCATTGGCGCGTGTTAAACCTTCTGCGACCATCGCCGTCACCAACAAGGCTCGCGAGCTGAAAGCCGCAGGCCGTGATGTGATCGGCCTCGGTGCTGGCGAGCCCGATTTCGACACGCCGGAGAACATCAAGGCGGCAGCCATCAAGGCCATCAATGAGGGCAAGACCAAATATACCGCCGTTGACGGTATTCCCGAGCTGAAGGCCGCGATCGCGCGGAAATTCGAACGGGAAAACGGCCTTGCCTACGACGTCAACCAGATCACGGTCGGTACGGGCGGCAAGCAGGTGCTTTACAATGCACTTGTGGCGACGCTGAACCCCGGTGACGAGGTTATCATTCCGACCCCCTACTGGGTGAGCTATCCGGATATGGTGCTCATGGCCGGCGGTCAGCCGGTCATCGTGGAAGCCGACAAGACCACGTTCAAGATCACGCCGGAATCGCTCGATGCGGCCATCACCTCGCGCACCAAGTGGCTGATCTTCAACTCTCCGTCCAACCTCTCCGGCGCCGCCTATACCGACGGCGAGCTGAGGGCGCTGTGCGACGTTCTGGCCAAGCATCCGCATGTCTGGGTCATGACCGACGACATGTACGAGCACCTGGTCTATGACGACTTCAAGTTCACGACGCCCGCCCAGGTGAATCCGAGCCTCTTTGAGCGCACGCTGACGGTGAACGGCGTCTCAAAGGCCTATGCGATGACCGGCTGGCGCATCGGCTATGCAGGCGGCCCGGCGGAGTTGATCAAGGCCATGGCCAAGGTCCAGTCCCAATCGACCTCCAATCCCTGCTCCATCGCGCAGTGGGCGGCGGTCGAAGCGCTGAACGGGCCGCAGGATTTCATTCCGAAAAACAACGAGATCTTCAAGGCGCGCCGCGACCTGGTGGTCTCGATGCTCAATCAGGCCAAGGGCATCTCCTGCCCGGTGCCCGAGGGCGCGTTTTACGTGTTTCCGTCCTGCGCTGGCACGATCGGCCGTACGGCCCCCTCCGGCAATGTCATCGGAAACGATACGGATTTCGTGACCGAGCTTCTGGAGACCGAGGGCGTCGCCGTGGTGCAGGGCTCGGCCTTCGGCCTCGGTCCCAACTTCCGCATCTCCTACGCGACCTCCACGGACGCCCTGGAAGAAGCCTGCACGCGCATTCAGCGGTTCTGCGGCAATCTGAAATAA
- a CDS encoding heparan-alpha-glucosaminide N-acetyltransferase → MRIDAMPSARLAVLDFARGFAVVTMAVYHLSWDLSWFGFVDWQVAQGIGWRTFAAAIAGSFLFLAGISLDLAHHKGIRWKAFLRRLAIIVAAAGAVSLATYFTFGDSFVRFGILHSIAASSLVALPFVRAQAWIAAAAAAFVLTLPLWARSFVFNGQLWLWTGLGTPDYGSVDYVPLTPWAGVTLAGLAVSKLFRTSGIWQRLSVFQLSDPFGRFTRLVGRHSLSIYLLHQPVLYGLVWSATLVTPELDRAERAFFRNCKVACQDSLGSPDICEAACTCTLAQLKADDLWTSLNEEPENQALLSRMRTAYTQCLADPETRPGTVN, encoded by the coding sequence ATGAGAATTGATGCAATGCCGTCAGCACGTTTGGCCGTGCTTGACTTCGCCCGCGGCTTCGCCGTCGTGACCATGGCCGTCTATCACCTGTCATGGGACCTCTCCTGGTTCGGCTTTGTCGACTGGCAGGTGGCGCAGGGCATCGGCTGGCGCACATTCGCTGCCGCAATTGCCGGCAGCTTCCTTTTCCTTGCGGGCATCAGCCTGGACCTGGCCCACCACAAGGGCATCCGCTGGAAAGCCTTCCTGCGCCGGCTGGCGATCATCGTTGCCGCGGCCGGAGCCGTTTCTCTCGCCACCTATTTCACGTTCGGCGACAGTTTCGTCCGCTTCGGCATCCTGCATTCCATCGCCGCCTCCAGCCTGGTTGCCCTGCCCTTCGTCCGTGCACAGGCCTGGATCGCCGCGGCGGCGGCGGCCTTCGTCCTCACCCTGCCGCTCTGGGCGCGTTCCTTCGTTTTCAACGGCCAGCTCTGGCTCTGGACGGGCCTTGGCACCCCCGACTACGGCAGCGTCGATTACGTGCCGCTCACCCCTTGGGCCGGGGTTACGCTTGCCGGTCTTGCCGTGTCAAAGCTGTTTCGAACCTCAGGCATCTGGCAAAGGCTGTCGGTCTTCCAGCTGAGCGACCCGTTCGGCCGCTTCACCAGACTGGTCGGGCGCCATTCCCTGTCGATCTATCTGCTGCACCAGCCGGTGCTTTACGGACTTGTCTGGTCGGCAACGCTGGTAACGCCGGAGTTGGACCGGGCCGAGCGCGCCTTTTTCCGCAATTGCAAGGTCGCGTGCCAGGACAGTCTTGGCTCACCGGATATCTGTGAAGCCGCCTGCACCTGCACCCTCGCCCAACTCAAGGCCGACGACCTGTGGACCTCGCTCAACGAGGAGCCCGAGAACCAGGCCCTGCTCAGCCGCATGCGCACAGCCTATACTCAGTGCCTGGCGGACCCCGAGACGAGGCCCGGCACCGTCAATTGA
- a CDS encoding SelT/SelW/SelH family protein — protein MIITYCRQCNWLLRSAWMAQEILSSFSQETGAVTLVPGTGGIFTITCDGQPVWDRKTDGGFPEAKVLKQRLRDLLWPDRDLGHSDRPGG, from the coding sequence ATCATCATCACCTATTGCCGCCAATGCAATTGGCTGCTGCGCTCGGCATGGATGGCCCAGGAAATCCTGTCCAGTTTTTCGCAAGAAACCGGCGCAGTCACGCTGGTTCCGGGGACGGGCGGCATCTTTACCATCACCTGCGACGGTCAGCCGGTCTGGGACCGCAAGACGGACGGCGGCTTTCCCGAAGCCAAGGTCCTGAAACAGCGTCTGCGCGATCTGCTCTGGCCGGACAGGGATCTCGGTCACTCCGACCGGCCGGGAGGCTGA
- a CDS encoding elongation factor G, translating into MAISTNGKGSAADGAPRCIALVGPFGSGKTSLLESLLARTDTVARQGSVGDGNTVGDASPEARAHGMSVELNIADATYLGDRFVFVDCPGSVEFLSEMDGALSGVDLAVVVAEDDERKVPALQLILKALEARAIPRVLFLNKIDKSTRRVRDVLGLLQPASAVPLVLRQIPIWEGGQATGFIDLALERAHVYHEKEPSTQIDMSDEDRAREHEARFTMLEHLADHDDDLMEALLEDIAPDRDRVFADLVNEMQDGLICPVFFGSAEHGNGVSRLLKALRHEVPQVDRLAQRLLGSQERQSLQVIKTLHTQHGGKLSIARILEGQVSDGDSLFRNGVEEVKVSGLFSIFGQQANKIATAGKGDLVALGRLDSVQTGDLLAQDTGEMKSLYTPEPRPPVLATAIAAAQRKDEVRLSAALAKVAEEDPSLTISQNQVTAETLLAGQGEMHLRVAQERLSGKYGLDIAAHTPHLPYAETIRSGTRVRGRHKKQSGGHGQFGDVVLEIAPLPRGEGVQFSDTITGGVVPKQYIPSVRDGVMDALQRGPLGFPVVDVSVCLTDGSYHSVDSSDQAFKMAGILAIRDGLSECKPVLLEPIDKVVIACPSDTTAKVNAIVSTRRGQLLGFDARPDWPGWDEVQALMPEAEIGDLIIELRSATAGVASYTSEFDHMAELSGKAADLAMQRSGKQQAA; encoded by the coding sequence ATGGCAATCAGTACAAACGGAAAGGGATCGGCCGCGGACGGTGCTCCGCGCTGCATCGCTCTAGTCGGTCCGTTCGGCAGCGGCAAGACCAGTCTTCTGGAATCCTTGCTGGCGCGAACGGACACAGTGGCCCGCCAGGGAAGCGTTGGGGACGGCAACACGGTTGGCGATGCTTCGCCGGAAGCGCGCGCCCATGGCATGAGTGTGGAACTCAATATTGCGGACGCGACCTATCTGGGGGACCGGTTTGTATTCGTCGATTGCCCGGGCTCCGTGGAATTCCTGAGCGAGATGGACGGCGCCCTCAGTGGAGTAGACCTGGCTGTTGTCGTGGCTGAGGATGATGAGCGTAAGGTCCCGGCCTTGCAGCTGATCCTGAAAGCTCTTGAAGCCCGCGCCATTCCGCGGGTTTTGTTTTTGAACAAGATCGACAAGAGCACCCGCCGGGTGCGCGATGTGCTGGGCCTTTTGCAGCCGGCTTCCGCCGTGCCGCTGGTCCTCCGCCAAATTCCCATCTGGGAAGGCGGCCAGGCGACCGGATTTATCGATCTCGCCCTGGAACGGGCCCATGTCTACCACGAGAAGGAGCCGAGCACGCAGATCGACATGTCCGACGAGGACCGGGCGCGCGAACATGAAGCCCGCTTCACCATGCTGGAGCATCTGGCCGATCATGACGATGATCTGATGGAAGCACTGCTGGAGGATATCGCGCCGGACCGGGACCGGGTGTTTGCCGATCTCGTCAATGAAATGCAGGACGGACTGATCTGCCCCGTCTTCTTCGGCTCCGCGGAGCATGGCAACGGTGTCAGCCGTCTGCTGAAGGCCCTGCGCCACGAAGTGCCGCAGGTGGACCGGCTTGCACAGCGGCTGCTGGGTTCTCAGGAACGGCAGTCGCTGCAGGTGATCAAGACGCTGCACACCCAGCACGGCGGCAAGCTTTCGATTGCGCGCATCCTTGAAGGACAGGTATCCGACGGGGACAGCCTGTTCCGCAACGGCGTCGAAGAGGTCAAGGTCTCCGGCCTGTTCTCGATATTCGGCCAGCAGGCGAACAAGATCGCCACGGCGGGAAAGGGAGATCTGGTGGCTCTCGGGCGGCTGGACAGCGTCCAGACCGGAGATCTGCTCGCCCAGGATACCGGCGAAATGAAGAGCCTCTACACTCCCGAACCCCGGCCTCCGGTTCTGGCGACCGCCATTGCCGCCGCGCAGCGCAAGGACGAGGTCCGTCTGTCCGCCGCGCTCGCGAAAGTTGCCGAAGAGGATCCCTCCCTCACCATCAGCCAGAACCAGGTGACGGCAGAGACGCTGCTTGCCGGACAGGGGGAAATGCATTTGCGGGTTGCCCAGGAACGGCTTTCGGGGAAATACGGGCTTGATATCGCGGCCCACACGCCGCATCTGCCTTATGCTGAAACCATTCGCTCCGGCACCAGGGTGCGCGGGCGTCACAAGAAGCAGTCGGGCGGACATGGCCAGTTCGGGGATGTCGTTCTGGAAATCGCGCCGCTGCCGCGCGGCGAAGGCGTCCAGTTCAGCGATACGATCACGGGCGGCGTCGTTCCCAAGCAGTATATTCCCTCTGTCAGGGACGGCGTCATGGACGCCCTGCAGCGCGGACCGCTCGGCTTCCCGGTCGTGGACGTGTCGGTGTGCCTGACGGACGGTTCCTATCATTCAGTCGACAGTTCCGACCAGGCTTTCAAGATGGCCGGCATCCTGGCTATCCGTGACGGGTTGTCCGAGTGCAAGCCGGTGCTGCTCGAACCGATCGACAAGGTCGTGATTGCCTGTCCGAGCGATACCACGGCCAAGGTCAATGCCATCGTCTCGACACGGCGCGGGCAGCTGCTCGGCTTCGATGCGCGGCCGGACTGGCCGGGCTGGGACGAGGTGCAGGCCTTGATGCCCGAGGCGGAAATCGGCGATCTGATCATCGAGCTGCGCTCGGCGACGGCCGGTGTGGCGAGCTACACGTCCGAGTTCGACCACATGGCGGAATTGTCCGGCAAGGCTGCCGATCTGGCGATGCAGCGTTCGGGGAAACAGCAGGCCGCCTGA